In a single window of the Dinghuibacter silviterrae genome:
- a CDS encoding GH39 family glycosyl hydrolase: protein MERRSFLKTTLFASAGAYLTGPMPGTPPLSLDARAPGVPLHHFWSNCTGAGRANEGLRASWLEHLRLVHDRCGFRYCRFHGLFHDDMFVYREVNGQPAYNWQYIDDLFDRLLDIGVRPFVALNFMPAALASTSNTTFWWKAHTSPPKDYTLWGGLVGAFTAHCVDRYGLDEVRTWYFEVWNEPDLHGFWDGTRSQYFELYKVSVQAIKAVDPHLRVGGPATSNFVPDGRFDGEREDPSKDLTLTTPDINALSWHGVWIRDFLAYCGQEGLPVDFVSTHPYPTDWALDPETKKSAGRVRAAGATRQDLEWLKETIAQSPYPHASIHLTEWSSSPSSRDPTHDSLQAAAFILRANLDCIGLADSLSYWTFTDVFEEAGAGNSIFHGGFGLINYQGIVKPSFHAYRMLHNLGDELLHREEGLVLTRRGHRVVALLYHYPQEVKDVVSGSVEGELHMGTPRPFAMRIAGVPPGAAFDVETLDADHGFAWPAWRAMGSPEPPNREQTKQLKRAAFATKVEQVRADGSGYLNWSKTLTPWNCVLIKQK from the coding sequence ACATTGTTCGCGTCGGCCGGTGCATACCTGACGGGCCCTATGCCCGGAACGCCGCCCCTATCCCTGGATGCCCGCGCCCCCGGCGTCCCTCTTCACCATTTCTGGAGCAACTGTACCGGTGCCGGTCGTGCCAACGAAGGCCTCCGGGCCAGTTGGCTCGAACACCTCAGGCTTGTGCACGACCGGTGTGGGTTTCGCTATTGTCGATTCCATGGCCTGTTTCATGACGACATGTTCGTGTACAGGGAGGTAAACGGACAACCCGCCTACAACTGGCAATATATAGACGATCTTTTCGACCGGTTGTTGGACATCGGCGTGCGCCCCTTCGTCGCGCTGAACTTTATGCCTGCCGCCCTGGCCTCCACTTCCAATACGACTTTCTGGTGGAAAGCCCACACGAGCCCGCCAAAGGATTATACCCTATGGGGTGGTTTGGTCGGTGCTTTCACCGCCCATTGTGTGGACCGGTACGGTCTTGATGAGGTTCGAACCTGGTACTTCGAGGTCTGGAACGAGCCCGATCTCCACGGGTTCTGGGACGGGACCCGGTCCCAATACTTCGAATTGTATAAGGTGTCGGTACAGGCGATCAAAGCCGTCGACCCCCACCTTCGTGTCGGCGGTCCCGCCACCAGCAATTTTGTTCCCGATGGCCGCTTCGATGGCGAACGCGAAGATCCAAGCAAGGACCTGACCCTGACGACGCCCGATATTAATGCCCTTTCCTGGCATGGTGTCTGGATCAGGGACTTCCTGGCTTACTGCGGGCAGGAGGGCCTCCCCGTCGACTTTGTGTCCACACATCCCTATCCCACAGACTGGGCCCTCGACCCCGAAACCAAAAAGAGCGCCGGAAGGGTACGGGCGGCGGGCGCTACGCGTCAGGACCTGGAATGGCTTAAGGAGACAATCGCCCAAAGTCCATATCCTCACGCGTCCATTCATCTTACAGAATGGAGCTCCAGTCCCTCTTCCCGCGACCCGACCCATGATTCCCTCCAGGCAGCCGCATTTATCCTTCGCGCAAACCTGGACTGCATAGGGCTCGCCGATTCTTTGTCTTATTGGACGTTCACCGACGTCTTCGAAGAAGCAGGTGCGGGAAACAGCATATTTCATGGCGGCTTCGGCCTCATCAATTACCAGGGTATCGTCAAACCCTCCTTTCATGCCTATCGGATGTTGCACAACCTGGGGGATGAGCTGCTCCACCGGGAAGAAGGGCTTGTCCTTACCCGGCGCGGGCACCGCGTCGTTGCCCTCTTGTACCATTATCCACAGGAGGTAAAAGATGTGGTGAGCGGAAGTGTGGAAGGTGAACTTCACATGGGTACCCCGCGCCCTTTTGCCATGCGCATTGCCGGTGTACCCCCCGGTGCTGCCTTCGACGTCGAAACGCTGGATGCGGATCATGGTTTTGCCTGGCCGGCCTGGCGTGCCATGGGAAGCCCGGAACCCCCGAACAGGGAACAAACGAAGCAGTTGAAGCGTGCGGCCTTTGCTACAAAGGTCGAGCAAGTCCGGGCAGATGGAAGCGGATATTTGAACTGGTCAAAAACCCTGACGCCATGGAATTGCGTACTAATAAAGCAGAAATGA
- a CDS encoding heparinase II/III domain-containing protein, with protein MRRLLFVVFLFAAGGLAAKPGHTSLYYTKECVDHLRARIKNDTTAWRAVLKKADGENSLQAVEELGLVYRVTGEEKYARKLKQCLQTLCAQPVWESAALLSREPAWNAGLDLADRTYKASVAYDCIYDYLDEKERKAFADSITRKGILPALGDWIEGDTRIHSLNSMGHNWWSSCVFMAGVGALAVREEEPEAQKWIEKIAGASLQWFDFEGDVLNNKPRTFDRDGGFYESVGYASFAMKEYLLFRLAYTNVIHKAPYDVPLLQKLGDFFAQASYPNDGPLLRVDFGDSHADNRDWYPVLLLLANGYDSPANRWLLHQLGKSEHYEQTAMGLAYDEERPAPVTPGLKNAMLYKDMGWAMLRSSWDNNATLLAVKSGETWNHAHADANSFILFYQGQYLLTDGGTVFYNNPLYSDYYFQSRAHNVVLFNGQAQSTDDEYYGVKTPGHLYNLIDAGDLKYVYGDATGPTARYFERNYRHFLWIGNVILVIDDLKTYEPGTFEWLLHHGDATAKQVGQDIVVSKGNAHVLVRPLFPETLVNGGFPHDFPEKLVLSEQEGYKDHDANTKESYLSIKAPEQTRQTKFITAIILPDSANKLPSIEKREGKDMIGVTIIQGDKESVVYLNLLADGRMMGRNSNNSFDGWETDAYLTVITSEKGKAERYFVAYGSYLRKNKQVILDSLSKVFIVLP; from the coding sequence ATGAGACGGTTGCTTTTTGTGGTGTTCTTGTTTGCAGCGGGGGGCCTGGCGGCAAAGCCCGGCCATACCAGCCTTTACTATACAAAAGAATGTGTCGATCACTTGCGGGCGAGGATCAAAAACGACACCACCGCCTGGCGTGCCGTGCTAAAAAAAGCGGACGGGGAGAACTCGTTACAGGCGGTCGAAGAACTGGGGCTGGTCTACCGGGTGACGGGAGAAGAAAAATACGCGCGTAAGCTCAAACAATGCTTACAAACCTTGTGCGCCCAACCGGTTTGGGAAAGCGCGGCGCTGTTAAGCCGGGAGCCGGCCTGGAACGCAGGGCTTGACCTGGCGGACCGGACCTACAAGGCTTCCGTCGCGTACGACTGTATCTACGACTACCTGGACGAAAAGGAGCGGAAGGCATTTGCAGACAGCATCACGAGAAAGGGGATCCTGCCCGCGCTGGGTGACTGGATTGAAGGGGATACCCGGATCCATTCGCTGAACTCGATGGGGCATAACTGGTGGAGCTCCTGTGTATTTATGGCAGGGGTAGGGGCGCTGGCGGTACGGGAGGAGGAGCCCGAAGCCCAAAAATGGATCGAAAAAATTGCCGGGGCCTCATTGCAGTGGTTCGATTTTGAAGGCGATGTCCTCAACAACAAACCCCGCACGTTTGACCGGGATGGAGGGTTTTATGAAAGTGTGGGGTATGCGTCTTTTGCGATGAAGGAGTATCTGTTGTTCCGGCTGGCGTATACGAATGTGATACACAAAGCCCCCTACGATGTTCCCTTGCTGCAAAAGTTAGGCGACTTCTTTGCCCAGGCGAGCTACCCAAACGACGGTCCTTTGTTGCGGGTGGATTTCGGAGATAGCCACGCGGACAACCGGGACTGGTATCCGGTCCTGCTGTTGCTGGCCAATGGGTATGACAGCCCGGCCAATCGCTGGTTATTGCATCAGTTGGGGAAATCCGAACACTACGAGCAAACCGCTATGGGGCTGGCTTATGACGAAGAAAGGCCAGCCCCGGTAACGCCGGGTCTAAAAAATGCCATGCTCTATAAAGACATGGGCTGGGCCATGCTCCGCTCCTCCTGGGACAACAACGCCACGCTGCTGGCCGTCAAATCAGGGGAAACCTGGAACCATGCGCATGCCGATGCGAATTCGTTTATCCTTTTTTACCAGGGACAATACTTACTCACGGACGGGGGTACCGTCTTTTACAACAACCCGTTGTATTCGGACTATTATTTTCAAAGCCGGGCCCACAACGTCGTCCTTTTTAACGGACAGGCGCAAAGCACGGATGACGAATATTATGGGGTAAAAACACCCGGACACCTGTACAACCTCATCGACGCGGGGGACCTCAAATACGTGTACGGGGACGCCACCGGTCCCACGGCGCGGTACTTCGAGCGGAACTACCGGCACTTTCTTTGGATCGGGAACGTCATCCTGGTCATCGACGACCTGAAGACCTACGAGCCGGGCACTTTTGAATGGCTGTTGCACCACGGGGATGCCACCGCAAAACAGGTGGGGCAGGACATTGTTGTTTCCAAGGGGAATGCCCACGTCCTGGTCCGGCCGCTTTTCCCGGAGACGTTGGTCAACGGCGGTTTCCCGCATGATTTTCCGGAAAAGCTGGTGTTGAGCGAACAGGAGGGTTACAAGGATCATGACGCCAATACAAAAGAATCTTACCTGTCGATAAAGGCCCCTGAACAAACGCGCCAGACCAAGTTCATTACGGCCATTATCCTCCCCGATTCGGCAAACAAACTCCCAAGCATCGAAAAGAGGGAAGGCAAGGACATGATCGGCGTGACCATCATACAAGGCGACAAAGAATCCGTCGTCTACCTGAACCTCCTGGCGGACGGCCGGATGATGGGCCGTAACAGCAACAATTCGTTTGACGGATGGGAAACCGATGCCTACCTGACGGTTATCACATCCGAAAAGGGCAAGGCGGAAAGATATTTTGTCGCCTATGGCAGCTATTTGAGAAAAAATAAACAAGTCATATTGGATTCCCTCTCGAAGGTGTTTATCGTATTGCCATGA